A region of the Stutzerimonas stutzeri genome:
TCACTCGCATTCACAACGAGCCTTTTCACCCTACGCCCGCACGGGGGATTATCGAAAATGAATAATTGTTTGCTTGATGATAAGTAATTACTTATAGATGTAGGCAACAGCGCATTAAGCTGGCCAATCGGTCAGCACATCGCCGGGCTCCACTCCAGCGAACCAATCACCCTAAAATGCGGTAAACGTGATGCGAAAATCGCTGATGCGCATGACATTGCGCCAGCTACAGGTATTTCGTGCGGTTTGCGAAACGCTCTCTTACAGTCGCGCAGCAGAAGAAATGTCGCTGACCCAGCCTGCTGTCAGCCTGCAGATTCGCCAGCTGGAAGAATTGGTCGGACAGCCGTTGTTCGAGTATGTCGGCAAGAAGCTCTATCTCACCGACGCTGCTGAAGCACTGCAACGGGCCAGCACAGACATTTTCGGTCGTTTGGACAGCCTCGACATGCAGCTGTCCGACTTGCAGGGCTCGCTGCAGGGGCAACTCAACCTGGCCGTAGAGTCCAGCGCCAAGTACGTCACCCCACACCTGTTCGCCGCCTTCAAGCGCCTGCATCCAGAGGTCAGCCTGCAGCTGGTGGTGGTCAACCACGCCCAGGCGGTCAAGCGCCTGTCAGTGAGCCGTGACGATCTGCTGATCATGTCTCAGGTGCCTACCGACATGGACTTGGAGTTCATGCCCTTTCTGAACAACCCGATCATCGCAGTGGCGCCGCCCGAGCACCCGCTATGTAGGGCGGCAACGCTATCGCTGCAGGACCTCACAGGCTATCCACTGCTGGTACGCGAGCCAGGCTCCGGTACGCGGCGCGCCGGCGAAGACTACTTACGCCAGAAGCGCGCGCATTTCGCTCAGACTATCCAGGTTGCCTCGCTGGACGCGCTACGCGAGTGCGTGGTGGCCGGGCTCGGTCTGGCCCTGCTGCCACGCCACGCGGTGCACCTGGAGCTCGCCAGCGGGCGGCTATGCGAGCTGCCGGTGGTGGAACTGCCGTTGTACCGCAGCTGGTGCGTGGTGCATCCGCGCGGCAAGCGCCTGAGCCCGGTGGCCCAGGCGTTCTTCGCCTTCCTCCGTGAAGAGCGCGCGCAGATCAGTGCGCTGGCGGAGCGCTTCGCCGGCTCGCCGACGAGTCCCGCAGCGAGCTGATCACCAGCGCGTCGGCGTAGTCATTGAGCTCGGCATGCAGCTGGCGTTGCTCGGTGTAGCTTTCGATAGCGCGGCGAAAACGCATGCGGCGCTCATCCTGCTGTTTGCGACGGGACTTACTGTCGAGCTGGCTGTCGTCGGTGTGCCGGAGCATGGGCGGTCTCCCAGAACAGGTAAGGGAAAACCAGCATCGACGCTATGGATGACAGCATGAAGTCAGCGCCATTACGCGCCGATGAAAACGGAGCAACCTGCAGAACAGCCGCTCAGTCTTCGTGCGACTTGACCTTCTGTGGCGACAGGCGAAGGCTGCGCAGGCTGCGTTTCACGCTCTTGAGGTGATTGACCAGGCTCGGTCCGCGCGCCATCGCGACCCCCATGGCCAGCACGTCGATTACCACCAGATGGGCAATGCGCGAGGTCAGCGGGGTGTAGATCTCAGTGTCTTCCTGCACGTCGATGGCCAGGTTGATGGTGGCCAGCTCGGCCAGCGGCGTCTGGCTCGGGCACAGGGTGATCAGCGTAGCGCCCGACTCCCGTACCACATTGGCGGTGATCAGCAGGTCCTTGGAGCGCCCCGATTGGGAGATGCAGATGGCCACATCGCTGGGCTTGAGGGTCACCGCCGACATCGCCTGCATATGCGGATCGGAATAGGCCGCGGCTGACAGCAACAAACGGAAGAACTTGTGCTGTGCGTCGGTAGCCACTGCGCCGGAGGCGCCAAAACCATAGAACTCCACGCGCTCGGCCTTGGCCATGGCGGCGACGGCGCGTTCCAGCGCGTCGGAGTCGAGCTTCTCGCGCACCTCCATCAGTGTGTGCAGGGTGGTGTCGAAGATCTTCAGCGCGAAATCGGTTACCGAGTCGTTCTCGCTGATCGCAAACTGACCGAAGCTGGCACCGGCCGCCAGACTCTGCGCCAGCTTCAGCTTGAGATCCTGGAAGCCGAGGCAGCCGATAGCGCGACAGAAGCGCACGATGGTCGGCTCGCTGACACCCACGGCATGCGCGAGGTCTGCCATGGAGCTGTGCATCACCGCGGCCGGATCGAGCAACACATGATCGGCCACCTTAAGCTCCGACTTCCGTAGCAGGCTTCTAGACTGGGCGATGTGCTGCAGCAGATTCACGTTCCGGACTCGCTATGATCACGTATGACGGCCTCATTCAGGCGCAACAGGCGCCGCTCGGCCATCAGCGGGTTGTAGTGGGGCGGTAGTTATACTACAAGCCTCGGCATGCCGCCCATTTTTTGGCCTCTAGGAGTGACCCGATGTCGATTTCCTGTGACATGCTCGTGTTCGGTGGAACCGGTGACCTGACGCTGCACAAACTGCTTCCGGCGCTCTACCACCTGCACCGCGACGGTCGCCTGCACGCCGACGTGCGGATCCTAGCCCTGGCACGCAAGAAGCTCGACCGCGATGGCTACGTGGCTCTGGCGGAGCGGCATTGCCGTGCCCAGGTTGCGCGTAACGACTTCAGTGCCGACACCTGGCAAGCTTTCGCCCAACGCCTGGATTACTTCGCCATGGACGCCACCCAGCGCGGTGAATTCGTCCGACTTGCCCATCATCTCGGTAAGGCCGAAGGGCGTGTGCGGGTGCATTACCTGGCGACTGCTCCTGATCTGTTCGAACCTATCGCCGCCAACCTCGAAAGTGCAGGCCTGGCTGGGGACGACGCACGCATCGTGCTGGAAAAGCCCATCGGTCACTCGCTCGATTCGGCGCTGGAGATCAACGAAGCGATCGGCGCGGTATTCCCCGAGTCACGCATCTACCGGATCGACCATTACCTGGGCAAGGAGACGGTGCAGAACCTCATGGCCCTGCGCTTCGCCAATGCGTTGTTCGAACCGATCTGGCGCGCCGGGCATATCGATCATGTGCAGATCACTGTCGCCGAGACCCTCGGCGTGGAGAACCGCGGCGGCTATTACGACAACGCTGGCGCCATGCGCGACATGCTGCAGAACCACCTGTTGCAGCTGCTCTGCCTGGTGGCGATGGAAGCGCCAGTACGTTTCGACGCCAAGCATATCCGCGGCGAAAAGGTGAAGGTGCTCGAGGCGCTCAAGCCCATCACCGGCAACGATGTACTGGACAAGACCGTGCGCGGCCAATACGGCGCAGGCCAGATCGGCGGCCAGGATGTGCAGGCCTACTACTTCGAGCCCAGCATCGACAAC
Encoded here:
- a CDS encoding LysR family transcriptional regulator, with protein sequence MRKSLMRMTLRQLQVFRAVCETLSYSRAAEEMSLTQPAVSLQIRQLEELVGQPLFEYVGKKLYLTDAAEALQRASTDIFGRLDSLDMQLSDLQGSLQGQLNLAVESSAKYVTPHLFAAFKRLHPEVSLQLVVVNHAQAVKRLSVSRDDLLIMSQVPTDMDLEFMPFLNNPIIAVAPPEHPLCRAATLSLQDLTGYPLLVREPGSGTRRAGEDYLRQKRAHFAQTIQVASLDALRECVVAGLGLALLPRHAVHLELASGRLCELPVVELPLYRSWCVVHPRGKRLSPVAQAFFAFLREERAQISALAERFAGSPTSPAAS
- a CDS encoding PA3496 family putative envelope integrity protein; protein product: MLRHTDDSQLDSKSRRKQQDERRMRFRRAIESYTEQRQLHAELNDYADALVISSLRDSSASRRSAPPAH
- the hexR gene encoding transcriptional regulator HexR; its protein translation is MNLLQHIAQSRSLLRKSELKVADHVLLDPAAVMHSSMADLAHAVGVSEPTIVRFCRAIGCLGFQDLKLKLAQSLAAGASFGQFAISENDSVTDFALKIFDTTLHTLMEVREKLDSDALERAVAAMAKAERVEFYGFGASGAVATDAQHKFFRLLLSAAAYSDPHMQAMSAVTLKPSDVAICISQSGRSKDLLITANVVRESGATLITLCPSQTPLAELATINLAIDVQEDTEIYTPLTSRIAHLVVIDVLAMGVAMARGPSLVNHLKSVKRSLRSLRLSPQKVKSHED
- the zwf gene encoding glucose-6-phosphate dehydrogenase, which encodes MSISCDMLVFGGTGDLTLHKLLPALYHLHRDGRLHADVRILALARKKLDRDGYVALAERHCRAQVARNDFSADTWQAFAQRLDYFAMDATQRGEFVRLAHHLGKAEGRVRVHYLATAPDLFEPIAANLESAGLAGDDARIVLEKPIGHSLDSALEINEAIGAVFPESRIYRIDHYLGKETVQNLMALRFANALFEPIWRAGHIDHVQITVAETLGVENRGGYYDNAGAMRDMLQNHLLQLLCLVAMEAPVRFDAKHIRGEKVKVLEALKPITGNDVLDKTVRGQYGAGQIGGQDVQAYYFEPSIDNDSDTETFVAVQAEIDNWRWAGVPFYLRTGKRMARKRSEIIITFKQVPHMLFTKGEVNRLVISLQPEESISLQLMAKAPGKGMQLEPVELDLNLAHAFSSTRRWEAYERLLLDVIEGDSTLFMRRDEVEAAWNWVDPILRGWHGHYRKPRPYPAGEDGPDQAHQFIERQGRHWWQ